A portion of the Cystobacter ferrugineus genome contains these proteins:
- a CDS encoding GIN domain-containing protein codes for MWKSLCVGVAALTFMFACDRSGELGNGHKVTQPRELTGFTRVENRTPLDVEVREASAESVTLTLDENLLPFVITRVSGETLFIENTTNLLYSGEGRVVATLPRFLGAGNAGSGDFLVEGVTQSNALTFELSGSGGMAYCGPASRLTVNLPGSGNMTLCTPREQVLEEVRLGLSGSGSLTYDGSTASMVALLEGSGGMSLTGSAPRLVARVTSSGGLEARGLISSEAELDLTGSGNMSATVDTTATVHIDGSGSVDLWGNATLRDMRITGSGSLRRH; via the coding sequence ATGTGGAAGAGCCTGTGTGTGGGTGTGGCGGCACTGACGTTCATGTTCGCTTGTGACAGGTCCGGAGAGCTGGGCAATGGCCACAAGGTCACTCAGCCGCGCGAGCTCACCGGCTTCACCCGGGTGGAAAATCGCACTCCCCTGGATGTGGAGGTGCGCGAGGCCTCCGCCGAGTCCGTCACCCTCACGCTCGATGAGAACCTGCTCCCGTTCGTCATCACCCGCGTCTCCGGGGAGACGCTCTTCATCGAGAACACCACGAACCTGTTGTACTCGGGTGAAGGCCGCGTGGTGGCGACGCTGCCGCGCTTCCTCGGCGCTGGGAATGCTGGCTCCGGCGACTTCCTCGTCGAGGGCGTGACCCAGTCGAACGCACTCACCTTCGAGCTCTCGGGCTCTGGCGGCATGGCGTACTGCGGGCCGGCCTCCCGCCTCACCGTGAACCTCCCGGGCTCTGGCAACATGACGCTGTGCACTCCGCGGGAGCAGGTGCTGGAGGAGGTGCGTCTGGGGCTCTCTGGCTCCGGCTCGCTCACCTACGACGGCTCCACGGCGAGCATGGTGGCCCTCCTCGAGGGTTCGGGCGGCATGAGCCTCACTGGCTCGGCGCCGCGCCTGGTGGCCCGGGTGACCAGCAGCGGGGGCCTCGAGGCCCGGGGGCTCATCAGCTCGGAGGCGGAGCTGGACCTGACCGGTTCTGGCAATATGAGCGCCACCGTCGATACCACCGCGACGGTGCACATCGATGGCTCTGGCAGTGTGGATCTCTGGGGAAACGCCACGTTGCGCGACATGCGCATCACCGGGAGCGGGAGCCTGCGGCGTCACTGA
- a CDS encoding Lrp/AsnC family transcriptional regulator: protein MALDELDGRILALLEANGRESATKLAAKVGLSRSAVQERVARLERDGIIQGYTIRRGSGGPPAGVDAYLFVRLEGAACPRVAPRVRELPEVLGIESLAGELDMVIRARVPDMTALNTLRERVAHLPEVRTVTTAPVLAVHLDRR from the coding sequence ATGGCGCTGGACGAGCTGGACGGGCGGATCCTGGCCCTGCTGGAGGCCAATGGGCGGGAGTCCGCCACCAAGCTGGCGGCGAAGGTGGGCCTCTCGCGCTCCGCGGTCCAGGAGCGGGTGGCCCGGCTCGAGCGCGACGGCATCATCCAGGGCTACACCATCCGGCGGGGGAGCGGTGGGCCTCCAGCCGGCGTGGACGCCTACCTCTTCGTGCGGCTGGAGGGGGCCGCGTGCCCGCGCGTGGCCCCCCGGGTGCGCGAGCTGCCGGAGGTCCTCGGCATCGAGTCGCTCGCTGGCGAGCTCGACATGGTCATCCGCGCGCGCGTCCCCGACATGACGGCCCTGAACACACTGCGCGAGCGCGTGGCCCACCTCCCCGAGGTGCGTACCGTCACCACGGCCCCGGTGCTCGCCGTGCACCTGGATCGGCGCTGA
- a CDS encoding TetR/AcrR family transcriptional regulator codes for MAKRRRSALLPRKRPRQERSRATVEAILQATTYILTRSGWDRLTTNAIAERAGVNIASLYQYFPNKAAILAELRRRHLEQLRGCHAEGPPPKTLHEALSASVGTLIRQRKTNGELHRIFEQELPRSSALGLAAAASPSAPAWDPSLVRHVPDLELAGFVARTAVQAVIDEAASERPELLDSPRFKAELVTLLERYLDRRDVVPPEGGRAEATRGEPTA; via the coding sequence ATGGCGAAACGACGACGAAGCGCGCTGCTGCCGCGCAAGCGGCCCCGGCAGGAGCGCTCGCGTGCGACGGTCGAGGCGATATTGCAAGCGACGACTTACATTCTGACCCGTTCGGGGTGGGACCGGCTGACCACCAACGCCATCGCCGAGCGGGCCGGCGTGAACATCGCCTCGCTGTACCAGTACTTTCCGAACAAGGCGGCCATCTTGGCCGAGCTACGGCGCCGCCACCTCGAGCAGTTGCGCGGTTGCCATGCCGAGGGACCGCCGCCCAAGACGTTGCACGAGGCGCTCTCCGCGAGCGTGGGAACCCTCATCCGCCAGCGGAAGACCAACGGGGAACTCCATCGCATCTTCGAGCAGGAGCTCCCGCGCAGCAGCGCACTCGGCCTCGCCGCGGCCGCGTCACCCTCGGCACCCGCGTGGGATCCATCGCTGGTGCGGCACGTACCCGACCTCGAGCTCGCCGGCTTCGTCGCGCGCACCGCGGTGCAGGCCGTCATCGACGAGGCGGCATCGGAGCGACCGGAGCTGCTCGATTCCCCGCGCTTCAAGGCCGAGCTGGTGACGTTGCTCGAGCGCTACCTCGACCGGCGCGACGTGGTCCCCCCTGAAGGGGGCAGAGCCGAGGCAACAAGAGGCGAGCCCACCGCCTGA
- a CDS encoding TetR/AcrR family transcriptional regulator, whose translation MSETSSKKLPKAQRRDQLLDIAQTIVREEGTDALTLGYLAERAGVSKPVAYEHFKTRSGLLIALYAEIDARQVKVLQDALERTRRRLEDVARVVSHAYMNCYTSVGPEWHAISAALKGDEEMEAFQRELIDSYVALYCEAFAPYTSLSKEELRLRCVGIIGAAEAISREMIRGRVEEAKAAATLATLIIHGLSTHPPRAKGRPEAQ comes from the coding sequence ATGAGCGAGACATCCAGCAAGAAGCTGCCGAAGGCCCAGAGGCGCGACCAGTTGCTCGACATCGCGCAGACCATCGTGCGCGAGGAAGGGACGGATGCGCTGACGCTCGGCTACCTCGCCGAGCGTGCCGGCGTCAGCAAGCCGGTGGCCTACGAGCATTTCAAGACGCGTTCCGGGCTGCTCATCGCGCTCTACGCGGAGATAGACGCCCGGCAGGTCAAGGTGCTGCAGGATGCGCTCGAGCGCACACGACGCCGGCTGGAAGACGTCGCCCGCGTGGTGAGCCACGCCTACATGAACTGCTACACATCGGTGGGTCCGGAGTGGCATGCCATCTCGGCCGCGCTGAAGGGCGACGAGGAGATGGAGGCCTTCCAGCGGGAACTGATCGACAGCTACGTGGCCCTCTATTGCGAGGCGTTCGCGCCCTACACGAGCCTGTCGAAGGAGGAGCTCCGCCTGCGCTGCGTCGGAATCATCGGCGCGGCGGAGGCGATTTCGCGGGAGATGATTCGAGGGCGCGTCGAGGAGGCCAAGGCCGCCGCGACCCTGGCCACGCTCATCATCCATGGGCTCTCCACGCATCCGCCCAGGGCGAAAGGGAGGCCCGAGGCTCAGTGA
- a CDS encoding PD40 domain-containing protein: protein MSSLLSLPLALWLHAAPAAAPEPVLFAPGVVSTGNEEFGITFSPDGRTVVFNRADPTRFEFQLLMVSHWRDGRWTAPEVLPFSGRYRDIDPAFTSDGKRLFFASVRPQSGAEAEHADFDIWFVERTDKGWGTPRLAEGLNTPDTESNTSVTREGAVYVTRSAKDGKRRIYRHAPQGAGWGPGELLPDVINSGHGDGNHFVDADERYLVFSSRRPGALAPESFDLYVSEREEGQWGAPRNLGPAVNRTDGALTPTVVPARGTLVYAQRRPFLTTPPERPLTTKEFATRLESPGNGNGDFYEVQLTAVGLPAPGR, encoded by the coding sequence ATGTCTTCGCTCCTGTCCCTTCCTCTGGCGCTGTGGCTCCACGCGGCTCCCGCGGCCGCCCCCGAGCCGGTGCTCTTCGCCCCTGGTGTGGTGTCCACCGGCAACGAGGAGTTCGGCATCACCTTCTCGCCGGATGGGCGCACGGTGGTGTTCAACCGGGCGGATCCCACGCGCTTCGAGTTCCAGCTGCTGATGGTTTCCCACTGGCGGGATGGCCGCTGGACGGCCCCCGAGGTGTTGCCCTTCTCGGGGCGATACCGGGACATCGACCCGGCCTTCACCTCGGACGGCAAGCGGCTCTTCTTCGCCTCCGTGCGGCCCCAGTCCGGCGCCGAGGCGGAGCACGCGGACTTCGACATCTGGTTCGTCGAGCGCACCGACAAGGGCTGGGGCACGCCGCGCCTGGCCGAGGGCCTCAATACTCCGGACACCGAGTCGAACACCTCCGTGACGCGCGAGGGAGCCGTCTACGTGACCCGCAGCGCGAAGGACGGCAAGCGGCGCATCTACCGGCATGCGCCCCAGGGGGCGGGGTGGGGCCCGGGCGAGCTGCTGCCGGACGTCATCAACTCGGGCCACGGGGATGGCAACCACTTCGTGGACGCGGACGAGCGCTACCTCGTCTTCTCCTCGCGGCGGCCGGGGGCCCTGGCACCGGAGTCCTTCGACCTGTACGTCAGTGAGCGCGAGGAGGGGCAGTGGGGCGCGCCGCGCAACCTCGGACCGGCCGTCAACCGCACCGATGGGGCGCTCACCCCGACGGTGGTGCCCGCGCGCGGGACGCTCGTCTACGCCCAGCGCAGGCCCTTCCTCACCACGCCGCCCGAGCGCCCGCTGACCACGAAGGAGTTCGCCACGAGGCTGGAGTCACCGGGCAACGGAAATGGCGACTTCTACGAAGTCCAGCTCACGGCCGTGGGGTTGCCCGCCCCGGGCAGGTGA
- the fabG gene encoding 3-oxoacyl-ACP reductase FabG → MLAESLKGKSVIVTGASKGIGKGIARVFARHGAKVLVVGRELQAAEAAAREFVSAGGTASGFSTDVTRFEDLEKMARAAAELHGGIDVLCANAGVFPQVKMEDMSPEAWDEVMATNLKGTFLSVKACIPYLKKSSQGRIVITSSITGPTTGFPGWAHYGASKAGQLGFMRTASMELARYGITVNAVLPGNIVTEGLEKLGPDYMKGMAAAVPLGKLGEVEDIGHAALFFASREAGYITGQTLIVDGGQVLPESPDALAQM, encoded by the coding sequence ATGTTGGCGGAATCGCTCAAGGGGAAGTCGGTCATCGTCACCGGCGCGAGCAAGGGCATCGGCAAGGGAATCGCCCGGGTCTTCGCGCGGCACGGCGCCAAGGTGCTGGTGGTCGGGCGGGAGCTCCAGGCCGCCGAGGCGGCGGCGCGGGAATTCGTCTCGGCCGGTGGCACGGCCAGCGGCTTCTCCACTGACGTGACCCGGTTCGAGGACCTGGAGAAGATGGCCAGGGCCGCGGCCGAGCTCCATGGCGGAATCGACGTGCTGTGCGCCAATGCCGGCGTCTTTCCTCAGGTGAAGATGGAAGACATGTCGCCGGAGGCCTGGGACGAGGTGATGGCGACCAACCTCAAGGGCACCTTCCTCTCGGTCAAGGCCTGCATCCCCTATCTGAAGAAGTCCAGCCAGGGGCGCATCGTCATCACCTCGTCGATCACCGGCCCGACGACCGGCTTTCCCGGCTGGGCCCATTACGGCGCCAGCAAGGCCGGGCAACTGGGCTTCATGCGCACCGCCAGCATGGAGCTCGCCAGATACGGCATCACGGTCAATGCCGTGCTGCCCGGCAACATCGTGACCGAGGGCCTCGAGAAGCTGGGCCCGGACTACATGAAGGGCATGGCGGCGGCGGTGCCGCTCGGCAAGCTGGGCGAGGTCGAGGATATTGGCCATGCCGCCCTGTTCTTCGCCAGCCGCGAGGCCGGCTACATCACTGGCCAGACGCTCATCGTGGATGGCGGTCAGGTCCTCCCCGAATCGCCGGACGCGCTGGCGCAGATGTAG
- a CDS encoding saccharopine dehydrogenase encodes MSTNTQQPVLIIGGSGLVGSQAAKMLRRLQPDLPITIGGRDLARADAVAREVGGADTARIDLERPDLGLPAGKSFSAIAMFLKDDTLNSLRYAQAKGAAYLGISTALFEIGPEVGFYVARPGSAPILMDSLWLAGAATLPALHFAREFRTLEAIEIAAVLDEEDLGGPAAYADFERMTKVAASALRLEDGKWRWVQGEDAARTLVGVDGAELRVQAYAPLDLMSLAGATDARSIRFDLAVGQSATRKRGEPFSTEIIIELVGQQRDGTTGRVRYELVHPAGQAPVTAQGVAVGLERLLGLAGGPPVAPGLYLPHVLIDPAYMVRRLEEIGTRIRRV; translated from the coding sequence ATGTCCACGAACACGCAGCAGCCCGTCCTCATCATTGGAGGCTCCGGCCTCGTCGGCTCCCAGGCCGCGAAGATGCTCCGCCGGCTCCAACCGGATCTGCCCATCACGATTGGAGGACGAGACCTGGCCCGGGCCGACGCCGTCGCCAGGGAGGTGGGCGGCGCGGACACCGCGAGGATCGACCTGGAGCGGCCAGACCTGGGCCTGCCTGCTGGGAAGTCCTTCAGCGCGATCGCCATGTTCCTGAAGGACGACACCCTCAACTCGCTGCGTTACGCGCAAGCCAAGGGGGCGGCCTACCTTGGCATCTCGACGGCCCTGTTCGAAATCGGGCCGGAAGTAGGGTTCTACGTCGCCAGGCCCGGCAGTGCGCCCATCCTCATGGACAGCCTCTGGCTGGCGGGCGCCGCCACGCTGCCGGCCCTGCACTTCGCCAGGGAGTTCCGGACCCTCGAGGCCATCGAAATCGCCGCCGTTCTCGATGAGGAGGATCTGGGCGGACCGGCGGCGTATGCCGACTTCGAGCGCATGACGAAGGTCGCGGCGAGCGCTCTCCGCCTCGAGGATGGCAAGTGGCGTTGGGTCCAGGGAGAGGACGCGGCACGCACCCTCGTGGGCGTGGACGGGGCGGAGCTGCGGGTCCAGGCCTATGCGCCGCTCGATCTCATGAGCCTCGCCGGGGCGACCGACGCCCGGTCCATCCGGTTCGACCTCGCGGTGGGGCAGTCGGCGACCCGCAAGCGCGGTGAGCCCTTCTCGACGGAGATCATCATCGAGCTGGTGGGCCAGCAGCGGGATGGAACGACGGGCCGCGTCCGCTATGAGCTCGTCCATCCGGCGGGTCAGGCGCCCGTGACGGCCCAGGGCGTCGCCGTGGGCCTCGAGCGGTTGCTCGGCCTCGCGGGTGGCCCGCCCGTGGCACCAGGGCTCTACCTCCCGCACGTCCTCATCGACCCGGCCTACATGGTGCGGCGCCTGGAGGAGATCGGCACCCGCATCCGGCGGGTGTGA
- a CDS encoding spermidine synthase, with protein sequence MSDSRTVVHEADSPFGPVYVVDTGDQRSLCFDRPDGTVQSAILKSDPLAVPTSYVRVATAGLALTQGRSRILVVGLGGGSFPMLLHRLLPRRARLDVVEINPVVVDVARRFFGVREDHRLLIHVDDGSRFVTRQGSRYDLIFLDAFSDSGTPDHLKESRVFEDVRHRLSFGGVAVINIALEEPRDVARRIETFASAFEDCAMLRGASQYNNLILVGTLAPLPPEPLFRHQLWRLARELDFPELTESVVSFKRVSGA encoded by the coding sequence GTGAGCGACTCAAGAACAGTGGTCCACGAGGCCGACTCGCCCTTCGGGCCCGTGTACGTCGTGGACACGGGCGACCAGCGCTCGCTGTGTTTCGACAGACCGGATGGCACCGTCCAGAGCGCCATTCTCAAGAGCGATCCGCTGGCGGTCCCAACCAGCTACGTGCGCGTGGCCACCGCCGGGCTCGCGCTCACCCAGGGCCGCTCTCGAATCCTGGTGGTGGGCCTCGGCGGAGGCTCGTTTCCCATGCTTCTGCACCGGCTCCTGCCCCGCAGGGCACGGCTCGACGTGGTGGAGATCAACCCGGTGGTGGTGGATGTGGCCCGGCGCTTCTTCGGCGTCCGCGAGGACCACCGGCTCCTCATCCATGTGGATGACGGCTCCCGCTTCGTGACGCGGCAGGGCTCACGTTACGATCTCATCTTCCTCGATGCCTTCTCGGACAGTGGCACTCCGGACCACCTGAAGGAATCGCGCGTCTTCGAGGATGTCCGGCACAGACTCTCGTTCGGGGGCGTGGCGGTGATCAACATCGCGTTGGAGGAGCCGCGGGACGTGGCGCGGCGAATCGAGACCTTCGCCAGCGCCTTCGAGGACTGCGCGATGCTGCGAGGCGCCTCGCAGTACAACAACCTCATCCTGGTGGGCACGCTGGCGCCCCTTCCCCCCGAGCCCCTGTTCCGGCATCAACTCTGGCGGCTCGCACGCGAGCTGGATTTCCCAGAGCTGACGGAGAGCGTGGTGTCCTTCAAGCGGGTCTCGGGCGCATAG
- a CDS encoding nitroreductase family protein, translating into MTDDDVWQAFKAVNERRRAVRDFDGRPIPLATLEEVVAEALKAPSSGNLQPYRLHVVHEPELKRAVAESCNGQRAAMTASALVVVVSSRAIALSTLGQLEVAMGPDSSLSERSVAYHARTYLMLRRFFRFAPAHLFGALRIAVSFLMPVLSLLPFGPSGVRHWLARNSLFAAQTLMLAAAARGLDTCPMEGFDAMKVSRLLGLPCGSVVPVVIAVGHRSADARVEPRLRRSLAEAVVVH; encoded by the coding sequence ATGACCGATGACGATGTCTGGCAGGCCTTCAAGGCCGTGAACGAGCGGCGGCGCGCGGTGCGTGACTTCGATGGGCGACCGATTCCCCTCGCGACGCTGGAGGAGGTGGTCGCCGAGGCGCTCAAGGCGCCTTCCAGCGGCAACCTCCAGCCGTATCGGCTCCACGTGGTGCACGAGCCGGAGCTCAAACGCGCGGTGGCCGAGTCATGCAACGGGCAGCGCGCGGCGATGACGGCGAGCGCGTTGGTGGTGGTGGTGAGCTCGCGAGCCATCGCCCTGAGCACCCTGGGACAGCTCGAGGTCGCGATGGGGCCCGACTCGTCACTTTCCGAGCGCTCGGTGGCGTACCATGCGCGCACATACCTCATGTTGCGCCGCTTCTTCCGCTTCGCACCGGCACACCTTTTCGGCGCGCTGCGCATCGCGGTGTCCTTCCTCATGCCGGTGCTATCGTTGCTACCTTTCGGGCCCTCTGGCGTGCGTCACTGGCTCGCGCGCAACAGTCTCTTCGCCGCGCAGACGTTGATGCTCGCCGCGGCCGCGCGCGGCCTCGACACCTGCCCCATGGAGGGCTTCGACGCGATGAAGGTGAGCCGGTTGCTCGGGCTTCCGTGCGGCAGCGTGGTGCCGGTGGTCATCGCCGTCGGCCACCGAAGCGCCGATGCGCGCGTGGAACCGCGGCTTCGCCGAAGCCTCGCCGAGGCGGTGGTGGTGCACTGA
- a CDS encoding cysteine hydrolase family protein, giving the protein MELHDRAALISIDVQQGFDDPSWGPRNNPHMEAHALELLAAWRRSGRPLVIVRHDSSSPTSLLRPGQPGNALKPGFEPLAGEPLLTKTVNSAFIGTDLEARLHAAGVRQVVLFGIATDMCVSTTARMAANLGFDLAVVADACHTWAQRAPDGTLFDADTMHRVHLATLATEFGRVVDTADVLRALAARAA; this is encoded by the coding sequence ATGGAACTCCACGACCGCGCGGCGCTCATCTCCATCGACGTGCAGCAGGGCTTCGACGACCCATCCTGGGGCCCACGCAACAACCCCCACATGGAGGCGCACGCGCTCGAGCTCCTCGCTGCCTGGCGGCGCTCCGGGCGGCCGCTCGTCATCGTGCGCCATGACAGTTCCTCTCCCACCTCGCTGCTGCGCCCGGGGCAGCCGGGCAACGCGCTCAAGCCGGGCTTCGAGCCGCTCGCGGGCGAGCCGCTGCTCACCAAGACCGTCAACAGCGCCTTCATCGGCACCGACCTGGAGGCCCGCCTGCATGCGGCCGGCGTGCGGCAGGTCGTCCTCTTCGGCATCGCCACGGACATGTGCGTCTCCACCACCGCGCGCATGGCGGCCAACCTCGGCTTCGATCTGGCGGTGGTCGCTGATGCCTGCCACACCTGGGCGCAGCGGGCACCCGATGGCACCCTGTTCGACGCGGACACCATGCACCGCGTGCATCTGGCCACCCTGGCGACCGAGTTCGGCCGCGTGGTGGACACCGCGGACGTGCTCCGGGCACTCGCCGCGAGGGCGGCCTGA
- a CDS encoding RNA polymerase sigma factor, with amino-acid sequence MDDSAREQLRRWMARLAEGDREAFTPAFACLQPLLERFCSRLLPCREDAEDAAQAALLKVFARASEYDATREALPWVLGIAAYECRTVLKARARRREAPETEGSEEVDGAAGPEARLLAEESRHALAEVMGGLRPEDVETLEAAMGERERPAIPGATFRKRLERALGRLREAWRMHHGVE; translated from the coding sequence GTGGACGACAGCGCGCGGGAACAGCTCCGGCGGTGGATGGCGCGGCTCGCGGAGGGCGACCGGGAGGCCTTCACTCCCGCCTTCGCCTGCCTCCAGCCGCTGCTGGAGCGTTTCTGCTCACGGCTGCTGCCGTGCCGCGAGGACGCCGAGGACGCGGCCCAGGCGGCGCTGCTCAAGGTATTCGCCCGGGCCTCGGAGTACGACGCGACGCGCGAGGCCCTGCCGTGGGTGCTGGGCATCGCCGCCTACGAGTGCCGCACCGTGCTCAAGGCGCGGGCGCGCCGGCGCGAGGCCCCCGAGACGGAGGGCTCGGAGGAGGTGGACGGGGCGGCGGGGCCCGAGGCGCGGTTGCTCGCGGAGGAGTCGCGGCACGCGCTGGCGGAGGTGATGGGCGGATTGCGGCCGGAGGACGTGGAGACCCTGGAGGCGGCCATGGGCGAGCGGGAGCGGCCCGCGATTCCTGGCGCCACCTTCCGCAAGCGGCTCGAGCGGGCGCTCGGGCGGCTGCGCGAGGCCTGGAGGATGCATCATGGTGTCGAGTGA
- a CDS encoding DUF3616 domain-containing protein: MLHAPLLGRVLLRFDSGKEELHEDLSAAVFSADGGLWVASDEHHSLERFAPVSPRVFGEHRHFAMAELLGEEVREEVDLEALDFQDGHLWFVGSHSAKRKKPKGKAMVKDLERLATVEHQPWRFLLARVPLPENASGSARPAKLMRAEGRQDSGVNVLVELLRQDAHLGPFLAPASPDDPDGALAIPSKDNGLDIEGLAVHGDQVFLGLRGPVLRGYAVLLQMEVEEVGDGLLAPRRTKKGGAYQKHFLDLDGLGIRELCRHGEDLLILAGPTMPVDGPIRLFRLHKGLLLSGDTLHSQEPGVLEPLFDLKNGSRDDNAEGVAVFSWFAPNDSVLVVYDTPSPQRRYGPDGVLADVFRL, from the coding sequence ATGCTGCATGCTCCGCTCCTCGGTCGTGTCCTGCTGCGCTTCGATTCCGGCAAGGAGGAGCTCCACGAGGATCTCTCCGCGGCGGTGTTCTCCGCGGATGGCGGTCTCTGGGTGGCCTCGGACGAGCATCATTCGCTCGAGCGCTTCGCCCCGGTGAGCCCGCGCGTCTTCGGAGAGCACCGGCACTTCGCCATGGCGGAGCTGCTCGGGGAGGAGGTCCGCGAGGAGGTGGACCTCGAGGCGCTGGACTTCCAGGACGGGCACCTGTGGTTCGTGGGCTCGCACAGCGCGAAGCGGAAGAAACCCAAGGGCAAGGCGATGGTGAAGGATCTGGAGCGACTGGCCACCGTGGAGCACCAGCCCTGGCGCTTCCTGCTCGCCCGGGTGCCGCTGCCGGAGAATGCATCGGGCTCGGCCCGCCCGGCGAAGCTCATGCGCGCGGAGGGCCGACAGGACTCGGGGGTGAACGTGCTGGTGGAGCTGCTGCGCCAGGATGCCCATCTGGGGCCCTTCCTCGCGCCGGCCTCGCCGGACGATCCGGATGGGGCCCTCGCCATCCCCAGCAAGGACAATGGGCTGGACATCGAGGGGCTCGCCGTCCACGGGGACCAGGTCTTCCTCGGGCTCCGGGGCCCCGTGCTGCGAGGCTACGCCGTCCTCCTGCAAATGGAGGTGGAGGAGGTGGGCGATGGCCTGCTCGCGCCCCGGCGGACGAAGAAGGGCGGCGCCTACCAGAAACACTTCCTGGACCTGGATGGCCTGGGCATCCGCGAGCTGTGCCGTCATGGGGAGGATCTGCTCATCCTCGCGGGGCCCACCATGCCGGTGGATGGCCCCATCCGGCTGTTCCGGCTGCACAAGGGCCTGCTGCTCTCGGGAGACACCCTCCACTCGCAGGAGCCGGGCGTGCTGGAGCCACTCTTCGACTTGAAGAACGGGAGCAGGGACGACAACGCCGAGGGGGTGGCCGTGTTCTCCTGGTTCGCGCCGAACGACTCCGTGCTCGTCGTCTACGACACGCCCTCGCCGCAGCGCCGCTACGGGCCGGACGGCGTGCTCGCGGACGTGTTCCGGCTCTGA
- a CDS encoding saccharopine dehydrogenase: MSAPTNPSVLIIGGSGVVGSRAARALRRLQPALPITLGARDLARADTLAKEIGGANAARIDLERQDLGLPADAAFSAVVVFLKDTSLNSMKYAQAKGIPYVAFSDFVFDIGPAVAHYIQKPGSAPILMLGHFLGGTVTLAALHFAREFQHVHSIEIGAVFDEEDVGGPAAKGDLEHVARSVPHPLILENGKFLWAQGEGATRVFRGADGTEWKGHASPLLDVVSLAAATDARTVRLDFAVRPSASRRPGQGLSHEVIIEIVGERRDGTTGRVRHALTDDDVHSGMSARGAALAVERLLGLAGGPPVAPGLYHPEGLLDPAYVLERLKELGTRIQVTALPERHGRLQQRMT, encoded by the coding sequence ATGTCAGCCCCCACGAATCCATCCGTTCTCATCATCGGAGGCTCCGGCGTCGTCGGCAGTCGCGCGGCCCGAGCGCTTCGTCGCCTCCAGCCAGCCCTCCCCATCACCCTCGGCGCGCGAGACCTCGCCCGGGCCGACACGCTCGCGAAGGAAATCGGCGGTGCGAACGCGGCGAGAATCGACCTGGAGCGCCAGGACCTGGGCCTCCCCGCCGATGCGGCCTTCAGTGCCGTGGTCGTGTTCCTGAAGGACACCTCGCTCAACTCGATGAAGTACGCGCAGGCGAAGGGCATCCCCTATGTCGCCTTCTCGGACTTCGTCTTCGACATCGGGCCCGCGGTAGCGCACTACATCCAGAAGCCTGGCAGCGCCCCCATCCTCATGCTCGGCCACTTCCTCGGCGGAACGGTGACGCTGGCGGCCCTCCACTTCGCCAGGGAGTTCCAGCACGTTCATTCCATCGAGATCGGCGCGGTCTTCGATGAGGAGGACGTGGGCGGGCCCGCCGCGAAAGGCGATCTGGAGCACGTCGCCCGGAGCGTGCCGCATCCGCTGATCCTCGAGAACGGGAAGTTCCTCTGGGCCCAGGGAGAGGGAGCGACCCGCGTCTTCCGGGGCGCGGATGGAACGGAGTGGAAGGGGCATGCCTCCCCGCTGCTCGACGTCGTGAGCCTCGCGGCCGCGACGGACGCCAGGACCGTCCGCCTCGACTTCGCGGTGAGGCCCTCGGCCAGCCGCCGCCCCGGCCAGGGTCTTTCACACGAGGTCATCATCGAAATCGTGGGCGAGCGGAGGGACGGAACGACGGGACGCGTCCGTCACGCGCTCACCGACGACGACGTGCACTCCGGCATGAGCGCCCGGGGCGCGGCGCTCGCGGTGGAGCGGCTGCTCGGCCTCGCGGGCGGCCCGCCCGTGGCGCCAGGGCTCTACCATCCCGAGGGACTGCTCGACCCGGCATACGTGCTCGAGCGGCTGAAGGAACTCGGCACCCGCATCCAAGTAACCGCGCTCCCCGAGCGTCACGGGCGGCTCCAGCAGCGCATGACATAG